The Prunus persica cultivar Lovell chromosome G8, Prunus_persica_NCBIv2, whole genome shotgun sequence genome includes a region encoding these proteins:
- the LOC18768010 gene encoding RNA-binding protein 39 produces MLICLKADERDVYEFFSRAGKVRDVRLIMDRNSRRSKGVGYIEFYDAMSVPMAIALSGQPLLGQPVMVKPSEAEKNLVQSTSVVSGPGGMIGPYSGGARKLYVGNLHTNIKEDDLLQVFGAFGPVELVQLAVDETNNCKGFGFVQFSRLEDARNALSLNGKLEIAGRLIKVSAVTDQAGMQGLGANAGDFDDDEGGGLSLNARSRAILMQKLDRSGSGSGIAGPLGTPAVNSTGVSLPMALPTAPLLGAAAVISPLVPPITAVPGIAGLGVAGLQIPTSALPSIDTIGVPSECLLLKNMFNPAVETEPNFDLDIKEDVQEECSKYRNLRHIFVDKNTAGHVYLRFENTQAAINARHVLHGITQSLF; encoded by the exons ATGTTG ATTTGTCTGAAGGCAGATGAAAGAGATGTATACGAGTTCTTCTCAAGGGCTGGCAAG GTCCGTGATGTACGCCTCATTATGGATCGCAATTCAAGACGTTCTAAGGGAGTTGG GTATATTGAGTTTTATGATGCAATGTCGGTACCAATGGCGATTGCACTTTCTGGTCAGCCTCTTCTTGGTCAACCAGTGATGGTGAAGCCATCAGAGGCTGAGAAGAATCTGGTTCAATCAACATCTGTGGTTAGCGGACCAGGTGGGATGATAGGCCCATATTCTGGCGGAGCTAGAAAGCTGTATGTGGGAAATCTCCATACCAATATAAAAGAAGACGATCTCCTCCAG gtttttggaGCATTTGGTCCTGTAGAACTGGTTCAGTTAGCTGTTGACGAAACTAACAACTGCAAAGGTTTTGGATTTGTGCAG TTCTCACGTCTTGAAGATGCTAGAAATGCACTGAGTTTGAATGGAAAATTGGAGATTGCAGGTCGACTAATTAAG GTGTCAGCTGTTACAGACCAAGCTGGAATGCAAGGTCTTGGAGCAAATGCTGGTGATTTTGATGACGATGAAGGTGGTGGCTTG TCATTGAATGCCCGCTCTCGGGCAATTCTCATGCAGAAATTGGATCGCAGTGGCTCTGGATCAGG TATTGCTGGTCCCCTAGGCACTCCGGCTGTCAATAGCACCGGTGTTTCTTTACCAATGGCACTACCGACGGCACCACTCCTGGGAGCTGCAGCAGTGATTTCTCCTCTTGTTCCTCCCATCACCGCTGTTCCTGGTATCGCTGGACTTGGTGTTGCTGGTCTTCAAATTCCTACTTCTGCTCTTCCTTCTATAGATACAATTGGTGTTCCAAGCGAATGTTTACTGTTGAAAAATATGTTTAATCCAGCAGTTGAG ACGGAACCAAACTTTGACTTGGACATTAAAGAAGATGTTCAGGAGGAGTGTTCAAAATACAGGAATTTGAGGCATATCTTTGTAGACAA GAATACCGCTGGTCATGTGTACTTGCGATTCGAGAACACACAAGCTGCGATAAATGCTCGGCATGTTCTCCATGGAATAACCCAGAGTTTATTTTGA
- the LOC18767176 gene encoding uncharacterized protein LOC18767176: MEEEADVVIVGAGISGLATSLGLHRLGIRSLVLESSDSLRTTGFALTTWTNAWKALDALGLADSLRQQHVPLDGNVTSSRITGLQTFEMSFKAKGKHGNHEIRCVKRNLLLEGLANELPSGTIRFSSKVVSVDESGYFKLVHLADGTILKAKVLVGCDGVNSVVAKWLGFKQPAFTGRSAIRGCATFKSSHGVDPKFNQYFGNGIRSGAIPCDDTNVYWYITWTPSSQEKELEENPAQLKQYMLSKLGKIPDKVKAVVENTELDAFISSPLRYRHPWELLWGNISKGNACVAGDALHPMTPDIGQGGCCALEDSVVLSRCLGEALLKNSGGERKDKEGEEGKEEYERIEMGLNKYANERRWRSFDLISTSRVVGFLQESNGKFMNFFRDKFFSPIMAGLLLKKSDFDCGKLSIS; encoded by the exons atggaagaagaagcagatgTTGTGATTGTGGGAGCTGGAATTTCTGGCCTTGCAACATCCTTAGGACTTCacag GCTGGGGATTAGAAGCTTGGTGTTAGAATCATCTGATAGTTTGAGGACAACAGGTTTTGCGTTGACAACATGGACAAATGCATGGAAGGCCTTAGATGCCCTTGGTCTTGCCGATTCTCTTCGCCAACAACATGTCCCACTTGATGG GAATGTGACTTCCTCAAGAATTACAGGGCTTCAAACGTTTGAGATGTCATTTAAGGCCAAAGGAAAGCA CGGAAACCATGAAATTCGATGCGTGAAAAGGAACTTGTTGTTGGAAGGCCTTGCAAATGAACTCCCCAGTGGCACCATCAGGTTCTCATCCAAGGTGGTTTCCGTTGACGAATCGGGCTACTTTAAGCTGGTTCATCTTGCAGACGGGACCATCCTCAAAGCCAAG GTCTTGGTTGGGTGTGATGGAGTGAACTCCGTGGTGGCAAAATGGCTCGGCTTCAAGCAGCCAGCATTTACAGGGAGATCTGCTATTAGAGGTTGTGCTACCTTCAAGAGCAGTCATGGAGTTGATCCCAAGTTCAATCAGTACTTTGGGAATGGTATTAGATCTGGTGCCATCCCTTGTGATGATACAAATGTTTACTGGTACATTACTTGGACTCCCTCTAGCCAAG AGAAAGAGCTAGAAGAGAACCCAGCTCAACTGAAGCAATATATGTTAAGCAAGCTCGGAAAGATACCTGATAAAGTAAAAGCTGTGGTAGAAAACACCGAATTGGATGCTTTTATATCCTCTCCATTGAGATATAGGCATCCTTGGGAGCTTCtttggggaaacatcagcaaAGGCAATGCTTGTGTCGCAGGAGACGCGCTCCACCCCATGACCCCAGACATTGGCCAAGGGGGCTGCTGTGCATTAGAAGACAGCGTTGTATTGTCAAGGTGTCTTGGTGAGGCCTTGTTGAAGAACTCAGggggagaaagaaaagataaggaGGGTgaagaaggaaaggaagagtATGAGAGGATTGAGATGGGGTTGAACAAGTATGCCAATGAGAGGAGATGGAGAAGCTTTGATCTGATTAGTACATCTAGAGTGGTTGGTTTCTTACAAGAGAGTAATGGAAAATTTATGAACTTCTTCAGGgacaaatttttttctccaattatGGCTGGTTTGTTGTTGAAGAAGTCAGATTTTG